The Halobacterium sp. R2-5 DNA segment CGATCGGGAAGAACATCAACGCGTACCCGGAGAAGGCGAACGTCGCCGTGTCGATGATGGAGTCTTTCGTCAGGAGTGCGCCGACGTACGCTGCGACGAAGATGAGGATGAGGAAGAGTCGTGTGAACCAGACTTCTCTCTGTTCGGACGTATCGAAGAACTCGCGCACGACGTCTTCAGAGAACATTGTGCTGAGTGTGAGTACTTGACCGTCGAGACTGGACATCAGTGCAGCGAGGATGCCGGCCAGCGCGAAGCCAATTGCCCACACCGGGAGCAGCTCGCCGACCATTGTGGGAAGGATGAAGTCAGGGTTAGCCAGGTCGGGGAACTGTGCGATGCCCCAGAAGCCGATGAGAACGGCTGGAGTCCAGACGAGAAGGACGGCGACCGGGTAGAGTACTGACGTGTTCTTCAGGGTTTTGACGGAGTTTGCGGTCATGTACCGGATGAAGAGGTGGGGGTACACGAACGCACCGAAGGCGACGATGAGTCCCTGTGAGAACCACGTTTTCGGCCCGAAGGGCGGGATTCCCGACCGGCTCAGGAATACGCTATTGTTGATCTCAGCGACGGCCTGTGTTGCTTCATCGAACCCGCCGAGTCTGAGGGGAATCCAAATGAAGATTGCGAGTAAGAACAGGATGAAGACGGCACCCTGGAAGGTGTTCGTCCAGCCTGTTCCACGCATTCCCCCCTGGTACACGTAGAATGCGACGACGGCTAATGTGACTAGCGCGCCTGCCCAGTAGGGGACGAGGCCGTTGGTGATCGCTTCAAGCGTGATGCCTGCCCCCTGAACGCCGACGAGGACGTACGGGATCGTCCAGACAGTGAATAGCGCCAGAACGACGAGCCCGAGGTATTTCGCGTTCCAGCGGTGATTTAGAATTTGGGCGGGAGTGATATGCTCGAACCGTTTCCCGACGAGCCAGATCCGGTAACCGATCGTCATGATAAACACCGGGAAGAGGAACGCGAACAGGGACACGAAGAACCCGTACGCTCCAGCACCGGCGCCGTATGCGAGTCCTGGCGCTCCGATCATGACGACTGCCGTCATGTTTGTCGCGAAGAGAGCAGCGAGCAGAACAATGGTGTTGAACGACCGATCCGCCATGAGGAAGTCCTCCCGGTCCGACCCGGTCACTCGTGACGCGAACTGTCCGATACCGAGGACGATCAGGAGGTAAAGTCCCGTGATTCCGAGGATGATGAGGTTCGCCGTTGATACCATACGTTATCCCTCCTTGTTGGCGTCGTAGCTTTCAGGTGGTTCTGGGGCCGCGCGGTACAGCACGTAGAGGATCGCGATCCCGACGACGTTGAATAATGCATCGTACGCGATTTGCGCCGGGAGCCAGCCGAAGACAAGTGTTGCGGAGTCCATCAGGCCAAGGAATTGGCTTTGATGCAGTACGATCATGAGTACGATTACCCCGAGGAACGTGATACCCCGGAGTGAGTTCGGGTACCATATGCTACCACGGAACATGTCCACCTGCCAGATTAGCGTCTCCCATCATAAATGTTCCGTACACATTCGGGTTGACAGGTATACCCGAGCCCTGTGCCCTACGACTGCAGCAGTGAGTGTTCGTATGGCGTCGCAGTGAGGGTAACCGTTATTAGGAGTGCGGATAAGTTTGGGGTGTGATGGCAGAGATCGTGCTAGCAGCCTGTAGCTACCAGTACAACACACCCTCACGCCACGAGGTGGCTGAATGACGGACGTCACGACAATCGGCGGCGGTCCTGGCGGTCTCTACGCCAGCCTCCTCCTGAAAGAAGCGAACCCCGACTGGAACATCACAGTTTACGAGCGGAACCCGCGCGGAGTCACCTACGGGTGGGGGATTGTCCTTCCGAACCGGACGCTCTCCAAACTCGAGGAAACCGACGGCCCCTCCCATGAGACGATTCAGGAGACTGCGACCCGCTGGGACCCATTCGACCTCTACTATCAAGGCGAGCGCTACCGATCGGAGGGTCATGGATTCATGAGTCTCCAGCGAACTGACCTTCTGGACCTCCTTCAGGAGCGGTGTGAAGAACTGGGCGTCGACCTCGTGTTCGATCACCCGATCGAGAACCCACGCGAGGTGGCAGACGAGGCGGACTTCGTCATCGCCGCCGACGGAATCCATAGTAACACTCGGCGCGAGTACGCAGACGAACTAGGCGCGGAAACCATTACAGGGTCGACGCGGTTCTCTTGGTTCGGTACAAACGCTGACTTCGACGCACTCAGCCACATCTTCGTCGAGAACGAAGACGGAATCTGGTGCGCGCACACGTACCCCGGGCCGACCAGCACCTTCATCGTCGACTGCGACGCAGAAACGTGGGCGAACGCGCGTTTAGACGAGCGGTCCGAATCCGAATACCTCGCCTACCTGGAGGACGTGTTCGCCGAGCACCTCGACGGCCACGAATTGCTTTCACAGACGGACAAGTGGCGAACGTTCACAACGGTCAAAAACGACCGCTGGCACCACGACAACCTCGTCCTCCTCGGAGACGCTGCCCACACTGCCCACTACTCCGTCGGGTCAGGGACGACGATGGCGCTCGAAGACGCCATCAGTCTCGCGAACGCCTTCGAAAACTACGATGGGGACCTCGAGGAAACACTCGCTACGTACGAGTCGAACCGCCGGCCGAGCTCGGAATCGCTGCAGCGAGCCGCGGAACGGAGCCGGCTGCACTTCGAACACATCCGCCGATTCTATGGGTTCGAGGGCGTCCAGTTCGCGCTCCATCACCTGACGCGCTCCGGGCGACTCTCCTACGACAGTATGCGGCGCCGCGACCCGGAACTAGTCGCGGAGTTCGAAGAGTGGTTCCAGGCTGAAACAGCAGGACAAGCAGACCACTCGTCTCCGAGTATGCAGCCACTGAGCCTCGACGGGCTTGAGCTCGACCAGCGGACGGTTCGCGCGAACGAACCAACTGTGTCTGCGTCGGATGGCCAGCTTCCGAGTCACGAGACGGCAGCGTACCGTGAACTCACTTCCTCCCACGATGGGCTCACGCTCACTGAGCCACTCGCAGTCTCTCAAGATGGCCGGCCAACCGCGGGAAGCCCGGGCCTCTACACGGAGGAACACCGTACTACTTGGGAACAGATCGTCTCGGAGAGTGATACGCCCGTCGGGGTCCAACTCGTGCACGCGGGCAGTCGTGGCGCTGGACAGCCACGCGCGTTCGCCTTGGACCGGCCGACGTCACGAAACGAAGCCTGGGCACCACGGTTGACCGATCAGTATCCGACGCGGCCGGCGGCGTTCGCTCCGGAGTCGATGGACGCGGAACGTCGTGAGCGGGTTCGCGACGATTTCGTAGCTGCGACTGAGCGGGCGGCGACTGCAGGATTTGATCACCTCCAGCTTCACCTCGGGAACGGCTACCTGCTCGGGTCGTATCTGTCCTCGGTGACGAACGCCCGGGAGGACCAGTTCGGAGGAACGCTTACGGACCGCTTGCGGTTCCCGTTGCGTGTCGTCGAAGCAGTCCGTGAGGTCTGGCCGGTAGATCGAACACTCGGTGTCGCAATTCAGGCAGATGATTGGACAGACGACGGTCTCACGCTGAGCGACGCGATCGACGTCGGTGAAGAACTAGTTGACGCCGGTGTTGATGTCCTCGCGCCCGTTGCAGGTGGGGTCGTTGCCGACGAGAACCCGGACCAGATCGAGGGCCTGGCAAACTACAGTGACCACCTGCGGAACGAACTCGACGTACCAACGATCGCGACGATTCACGCCACGACTCGCGACGAGGTGGACACACTTGTTGCAACTGGACGAGCGGACCTCTGTACGTACTACGGCCCGGCCCTGGAAACGGAATAAGTCGCGTTAGTTCGCGTTCTCTGCGGCCAAATCCTCCAGTTGTTTCATGTCTATCTTCCCGACTTCAGTACGCGGGAGCTCCGTCATCACTTCCAGGCGTTCCGGGCGTTTGAAGACGGCAACCCCCTTTTCCGCGAGGAACTCGGAGAGCTCGTCTAGGGTGAGGTTTGTTGCGGATTCGGTGAGTTCGACGAATGCACAGGGTCGTTCGCCGAGGCGTTCGTCCGGCATCGCTACAATTGCCACGTTCGCGACGTCAGGGTGCTCAGCTACGACGTCCTCCACGCCTGGTGCGTAGATGTTCTCCCCGCCACGGATAATCGTATTCTTGATTCGCCCGAAAACGGTGTAGTTTCCGTCTTCTCGATGGGAGAGCACGTCTTCGGTGTAGAACCAGCCGTCGTCGTCGAAGTTCTCAGTGTTCTCCTCGGCGTTCCGGAAGTACCCGGTGAAGTAGCCCGGGCCCCGAACGGAGAGTTCGCCCGTCTCCCCCTGTGGGACGGCCTCGTCGCGGTCGAAATCGACGATATGGACATCTGCGCCACCGGAGATCGGACGGCCGACTGTCTCAGCTTGGACGTCTACGTCGTCTTGAGGGCGGGTACAGATGAGTGGGCCTTCCGCCATGCCGAAGATGTTGCAGAATCCGACGTCCCATGCGTCTACGCTATCGCGAACAACGTGGGGTGGGACTTTCTGGCCGCCGCTGATGATGACCTCGAGGCTGGAGAGGTCGTATTCGTCTAGATCGGGGTGTTCGAGGATGTCGATAAGTTGGGTGGGGATGAACAGCGAGTACATCCCGCCTTCCCGTTCGATGAGCTCCATCAGGGATTCGGGTTTGAGTGTTGGCTCGACTGCGACAGTCGCACCCTCCCAAATAGCGGCGCCGACGATACAGTTCAGTGAGGCGTTGTGACCGATTGGAACACTCGGGAAAGCGATCCAGTCGCTGTCAACACCGGCAACGTCAGCCATGTGCTCCCACTGATAGAGATAATCATTGTGCGTTCGCGGGATTCCCTTCGGCATTCCAGTGGTCCCACCGGAAAGCAGCATCACTCCGGGTTCGGTCGGTGGGACCTCCAGGGAGTCGAGTCGCTCGTCGTCCGGTGTGGTTTCACACAACGAGTCAAAGTCTTCCCACCCGTCCGGGAGTGAGTCTCTGTCATCAGCCACACCGATAACTGTCTCGAGGTGGGGGTACTCTGACTGGAGATCGTCGACGAGCGATACGAAGTCGAATCCCATGTCGTATCGATCGCCAGCGGTCAGGTAGACTGTTGCGTCGAAGTGGTCTAGGAGATGCCGGACTTCGGCTTCTCGATGGCGAGGGAGCGCCTGTACGGGAATTGCACCGACTCGGGAGCAGCCGAAGAACGCTTCGAGGAACTCGACTGAGTTCGGCAATTGGAAGACGATTCGTTCGCCGGCGGTGATGCCGTTTTCGTCGAGCGCGGTTGCTAGATTTCGGGAGCGTTTTGCGAGCTCTGCGTAGGTTAACTCCCGGTTGGGGCCGGTGACTGCGACCTTATCTGGTGTT contains these protein-coding regions:
- a CDS encoding sodium:solute symporter family protein — translated: MVSTANLIILGITGLYLLIVLGIGQFASRVTGSDREDFLMADRSFNTIVLLAALFATNMTAVVMIGAPGLAYGAGAGAYGFFVSLFAFLFPVFIMTIGYRIWLVGKRFEHITPAQILNHRWNAKYLGLVVLALFTVWTIPYVLVGVQGAGITLEAITNGLVPYWAGALVTLAVVAFYVYQGGMRGTGWTNTFQGAVFILFLLAIFIWIPLRLGGFDEATQAVAEINNSVFLSRSGIPPFGPKTWFSQGLIVAFGAFVYPHLFIRYMTANSVKTLKNTSVLYPVAVLLVWTPAVLIGFWGIAQFPDLANPDFILPTMVGELLPVWAIGFALAGILAALMSSLDGQVLTLSTMFSEDVVREFFDTSEQREVWFTRLFLILIFVAAYVGALLTKDSIIDTATFAFSGYALMFFPIVTAFYWQRSTKYTAYAGLIWGFVGIWAFELGYLPGSLTFGFLAFIPVLVSQLAVMVLATYASSVPDDAPVEEYEDLFSEVW
- a CDS encoding FAD-dependent monooxygenase, whose translation is MTDVTTIGGGPGGLYASLLLKEANPDWNITVYERNPRGVTYGWGIVLPNRTLSKLEETDGPSHETIQETATRWDPFDLYYQGERYRSEGHGFMSLQRTDLLDLLQERCEELGVDLVFDHPIENPREVADEADFVIAADGIHSNTRREYADELGAETITGSTRFSWFGTNADFDALSHIFVENEDGIWCAHTYPGPTSTFIVDCDAETWANARLDERSESEYLAYLEDVFAEHLDGHELLSQTDKWRTFTTVKNDRWHHDNLVLLGDAAHTAHYSVGSGTTMALEDAISLANAFENYDGDLEETLATYESNRRPSSESLQRAAERSRLHFEHIRRFYGFEGVQFALHHLTRSGRLSYDSMRRRDPELVAEFEEWFQAETAGQADHSSPSMQPLSLDGLELDQRTVRANEPTVSASDGQLPSHETAAYRELTSSHDGLTLTEPLAVSQDGRPTAGSPGLYTEEHRTTWEQIVSESDTPVGVQLVHAGSRGAGQPRAFALDRPTSRNEAWAPRLTDQYPTRPAAFAPESMDAERRERVRDDFVAATERAATAGFDHLQLHLGNGYLLGSYLSSVTNAREDQFGGTLTDRLRFPLRVVEAVREVWPVDRTLGVAIQADDWTDDGLTLSDAIDVGEELVDAGVDVLAPVAGGVVADENPDQIEGLANYSDHLRNELDVPTIATIHATTRDEVDTLVATGRADLCTYYGPALETE
- a CDS encoding AMP-binding protein, with product MSDDLSPASLEGYVPFPQERIDRYRDAGYWRDLTFHEVLDQRARETPDKVAVTGPNRELTYAELAKRSRNLATALDENGITAGERIVFQLPNSVEFLEAFFGCSRVGAIPVQALPRHREAEVRHLLDHFDATVYLTAGDRYDMGFDFVSLVDDLQSEYPHLETVIGVADDRDSLPDGWEDFDSLCETTPDDERLDSLEVPPTEPGVMLLSGGTTGMPKGIPRTHNDYLYQWEHMADVAGVDSDWIAFPSVPIGHNASLNCIVGAAIWEGATVAVEPTLKPESLMELIEREGGMYSLFIPTQLIDILEHPDLDEYDLSSLEVIISGGQKVPPHVVRDSVDAWDVGFCNIFGMAEGPLICTRPQDDVDVQAETVGRPISGGADVHIVDFDRDEAVPQGETGELSVRGPGYFTGYFRNAEENTENFDDDGWFYTEDVLSHREDGNYTVFGRIKNTIIRGGENIYAPGVEDVVAEHPDVANVAIVAMPDERLGERPCAFVELTESATNLTLDELSEFLAEKGVAVFKRPERLEVMTELPRTEVGKIDMKQLEDLAAENAN